A region from the Aphis gossypii isolate Hap1 unplaced genomic scaffold, ASM2018417v2 Contig00597, whole genome shotgun sequence genome encodes:
- the LOC114132911 gene encoding LOW QUALITY PROTEIN: X-ray repair cross-complementing protein 5-like (The sequence of the model RefSeq protein was modified relative to this genomic sequence to represent the inferred CDS: deleted 1 base in 1 codon) encodes MAANNKKGAIVLAIDVGKSSSQLDSDGKTYFEKSKFCVSMISKRKIFAESKDCLALILFGSSHTNNHLSHKGGYDNIEIVTSLGTVTWDLVKHINSLSSADITPSNWLNTLVLAADILKKETEEKIFKDLQIVMFSNLEADVSFDKLNIIASCLKTQNINLTIVCKDCEVLSLNPKLKTFIMETEATAVNFDSVLPQLSHYKQKEVTPRAWNMPLSFGNIFNIRVSGYKKIDESVKSLKWLLCKNYDTEDSITTMKKRTKYFCIENGEQIEVDCEDIIDGFRFGDTIIPVSNLDTDAYSYKSGPRCLQVLGFTKAINIQRSFLMDGGSYIFKPHKEDVVAFKAIFNAMVERDELMIVRKVYLNNCLPTICVMFPQREDTENYFICVNLPFAEDEHLFKLPSLKSFKPNYEEKNAVHNLIDSMDLDEDGNELFMPETTHNPELQYVYDCIAQKAINPNKLLTKTIPEPMQSLLNPPKRIMEKSKQAINEIIKIFSLQQEISKKFLVEDNNILQLDCDEEADFLKKCVITAFSPIEDFNKLLENGLSSVTVCENMKRITLDLIESSTSMEDLEKPALNLKVLRDFYINNNDIKSYNNFMYLVKDAVLISGKEGMWSQFVDSGIGLITNQEIEISDISQELSEQFMKHEVLQDVAAEIIIDDDDPLKEFL; translated from the exons ATGGCGGCCAACAATAAAAAG GGAGCAATAGTACTTGCGATTGATGTAGGAAAAAGTTCCTCACAACTGGATTCAGATGGAAAAACatactttgaaaaatctaaattttgtgTTTCTATGATTTCAAAgagaaaa ataTTTGCTGAAAGTAAAGATTGTTTagcattaatattgtttggaTCCTCTCATACAAATAACCATCTTTCACACAAAGGAGGTTATGACAATATAGAAATAGTTACTAGCTTAGGTACAGTGACATGGGATTTAGTTAAACATATTAACAGTTTATCTTCAGCAGATATAACACCTTCAAATTGGCTTAATACTCTTGTCCTTGCAGcagatattttgaaaaaagaaacTGA agaaaaaatatttaaggacCTCCAGATTGTTATGTTTTCAAATCTTGAAGCTGATGtttcatttgataaattaaatattattgcaagCTGTTTAAAAacgcaaaatattaatttaaccatagt ATGTAAAGATTGTGAAGTTTTATCACTCAAtcctaaattaaaaacatttatcatgGAAACTGag GCAACTGCTGTTAATTTTGATTCAGTTCTGCCACAATTAAgtcattataaacaaaaagaaGTAACTCCAAGAGCTTGGAATATGCCTTTAAgctttggaaatatttttaatattagagtttcCGGTTATAAGAAg aTAGATGAGTCCGTTAAAAGCTTAAAGTGGTTATTATGTAAGAATTATGATACAGAAGATTCAATTACAACAATGAAGAAACGCACTAAATACTTTTGTATTGAAAATGGTGAACAAATAGAAGTTGATTGTGAGGATATAATAGATGGATTTCGTTTTGGTGATACAATTATACCTGTCTCCA atttagaTACAGAtgcatatagttataaatctGGTCCAAGATGTTTACAAGTATTGGGGTTTACAAaagctataaatatacaaagatCATTTTTAATGGACGGAggatcatatatttttaaacctcACAAa gAAGATGTTGTTGCATTTAAAGCTATTTTTAAT GCTATGGTTGAAAGAGATGAATTAATGATTGTtagaaaagtttatttaaataattgtttaccaaCCATTTGTGTAATGTTTCCTCAGAGAGAAGATactgaaaat tattttatttgtgttaatcTGCCATTTGCTGAAgatgaacatttatttaaacttccatcattaaaatcatttaagccaaattatgaagaaaaaaatgctGTCCATAACCTTATAGATTCAATGGACTTAGATGAAGATgg aaatgaaTTGTTCATGCCAGAAACTACACATAACCCTGAATTACAATATGTGTATGATTGTATTGCTCAAAAAGCAATTAAtccaaacaaattattaactaaaacaatTCCAGAGCCTATGCAAAGCTTACTTAACCCTCCTAAAAGAATTATGGAAAAGAGTAAACAAgctataaatgaaattataaaaatattttcacttcaacaagaaatatctaaaaa gtttttagttgaagataataatattttacagttagATTGTGATGAAGAAGcagactttttaaaaaaatgtgtaattacaGCATTTAGCCCAATAgaagattttaataaacttttagaGAACGGATTAAGTTCTGTGACAG tttgCGAAAATATGAAACGCATAACTCTAGACTTGATAGAATCTAGTACAAGTATGGAAGACTTAGAGAAACCAgcattaaatttgaaagttttaagagatttttatataaataataatgatattaagtcgtataataattttatgtatcttGTAAAAGATGCGGTTCTCATATCTGGTAAAGAAGGAATGTGGTCACAGTTTGTTGATA GTGGAATAGGACTTATTACAAATCAAGAGATAGAAATAAGTGATATTTCACAAGAATTATCTGAACAATTTATGAAACATGAAGTTTTACAAGATGTTGCAGCagagattattattgatgatgACGATCca ctgaaagaatttttataa